GATAGTAGGCACAGGCGGAATATCCTCCGTTACAGGGATTAAAGTTGGGGATGGAAGAACAGGGTTATGATTAGCCTGCTTCGTACATGCCAAACAGAGTGGAACCGCGCTTGAAGCGTCTCTGTCTATTTCGACAGAGACGCTTTTTTATATGCTTTGAAAGCTAAAAGGGGATGTAGGAAAAGTACGGATCATAGGGGGGATCGTTTTGTTGAAGATGTTTAAAGAGGATATCGAAGTGGTTTTTGATCAGGACCCTGCTGCGCGCAGCTATTTGGAGGTCATTTTGACTTATGCGGGTTTACATGCAATCTGGAGCCATAGGATGGCACACGCCCTATTTAAGAAGAAGTATTTTTTCCTGGCGAGAAGCATCTCCCAAATCAGCCGTTTTTTTACCGGGATTGAAATCCATCCAGGGGCCACCATCGGCCGTCGTTTCTTCATCGACCATGGTATGGGGATTGTCATCGGCGAGACGTGTGAGATTGGTGATAATGTATCTGTCTTTCAAGGTGTAACCCTTGGTGGGACTGGAAAGGAAAAGGGGAAACGTCATCCGACGATAAAGGATAACGTGTTGATTGCGACAGGAGCAAAGGTGTTGGGTTCGATCACTATTGGGGAGAACTCGAAAATCGGTGCCGGCTCGGTCGTTTTAAAGGAAGTTCCACCTAATTCAACCGTGGTGGGCATTCCAGGAAAAGTGGTCATTCAAGATGGCATCAAAATCAAAAAAGACCTGAATCATTGTGATCTTCCGGATCCGATCGCCGACCGTTTCAAGGAATTGGACAGTGAAATCAGGTTCCTGAAAGCGAAATTGGCTGAGCAGAAGCAGGAAGAAAGGAGTTTATAATATGACAATCAAAATATATAACACGGCTACCAGAAAAAAAGAAACTTTCGTCCCGATGGAAGAGGGCAAGGTCAAAATGTACGTATGTGGTCCGACTGTCTATAATTACATCCATATTGGCAATGCAAGACCGGCAATCGTGTTCGATACCGTTCGGAGGTATTTGGATTACCGTGGATATGATGTTCATTTCGTTTCCAATTTCACGGACGTCGATGATAAATTGATCCGCGCGGCAAAAGAATTGGGGGAAGATGTCCCGACCATATCCAAGCGCTTCATCGAGGCTTATTTCGAAGATGTATCTGCATTGGGCTGCAAAAAGGCGGACGCCCACCCTACCGTAATCGAGAACATGGATGCCATCATTGACTTCATCTCGACATTGATTGAAAAAGGATTCGCCTATGAGTCCGAGGGGGACGTGTATTTCCGGACTCGTAAATTTGACGGCTATGGCAAGCTTTCGCACCAGTCGATCGATGAGCTACGAGTTGGGGCACGTATTGAAATCGGTGAGAAAAAACAGGACGCCCTCGATTTCGCCTTGTGGAAAGCGGCCAAGGCTGGTGAAATTTCTTGGGAGAGTCCATGGGGAAGTGGACGTCCCGGTTGGCATATAGAATGCTCCGCAATGGTCAAGAAATATTTGGGCGATACAATCGACATTCATGCAGGAGGTCAAGATCTTGCCTTCCCGCATCATGAAAATGAAATTGCCCAATCTGAAGCATTGACAGGCAAAACCTTTGCGAATTATTGGATGCATAATGGGTATATAAATATTGATAATGAAAAAATGTCTAAATCGTTAGGGAATTTCGTTCTTGTTCATGACATCATCAAGAACCATGATCCACAAGTGTTACGGTTCTTCATGTTATCGGTACATTATCGCCATCCGATCAATTATAGTGAAGAGGTGCTTGAAAATGTAAAGGCGGCCCTTGATCGGTTAAAGACATCTTACCAAAACTTAAAGCACCGTCTTCAGGCTAGCGACGGTTTGACCGAAAACAATGAAGCCTGGCTCGCGAAGGTTAATGGATTGCACGACCAATTCATTGCTGAAATGGACGATGATTTCAATACAGCCAATGCCATCTCCATCCTTTTTGAACTCTCGAAACAAGCAAATTATTACTTGATGGAGAAAAATACACATAAGGATGTCATCGATGCTTTCCTTGAAAAATTCAATACCTTATTTTCTGTCCTGGGTCTGTCCCTGGAAGAGGATGGGCTGTTGGATGAAGAGATCGAAGGCTTGATCCAACAAAGAATTCAAGCGCGTAAAGACCGCGATTTTGGGTTATCCGATGAAATTCGTGATCGCTTGAAAAGCATGAATATCATATTAGAGGATACCCCTCAAGGTACAAGATGGAAAAGAGGGTAAGGAATAATGCTTCATTACGATAGTAAAATAGATGCAAAAATGCTGAACAGCCTTGCTTTAGCTTATATAGGTGATGCCGTATACGAGACGTATATCCGGCACCACCTCATTCAAAACGGAGCGGTCAAGCCCAATTTGCTGCACAAAAAAGCTACATCATTCGTAGCGGCTAAAGCTCAAAACAAAATCATCCATCATTTCTTGGAGTCAAATTGGTTATCGGAAGAGGAAACTGCTGTCGTTCGGCGGGGCCGTAATGCGAAATCAGGTACTGTCCCAAAAAATACGGATGTGCAAACGTATCGCTACAGTACGGCCTTCGAGGCACTGATGGGCTATTTGTATCTATCAGGCCGAATAGAAAGAATGGAAGAACTCATAAAAAAAGCTATTGAATACATTGAAGAAGAAAAGGGGCGTAACCCATGAGTGAAGAATATATCATTGGAAGGAACCCCGTTTTGGAAGCTCTGCGCTCCGAACGGGATATTAATAAGATTTGGATAGCGGAGGGGTCGCAAAAAGGCTCCATGCAGCCGCTGATCGGGCTGGCAAAGGAAAAGAAAGTATTTATGCAAATCGTCCCGAAGAAAAAGATTGATCAAATGGTTGAAGGCATCCATCAAGGTGTTGTCGCCCAAGTTGCGGCATATGAATATGTGGAATTGGATGACTTATTCGCAAAAGCGGCAGAACGGGACGAAGCACCATTTTTCATGATTCTCGATGAAGTCGAAGATCCCCATAATTTAGGCTCGATCATGAGAACGGCTGATGCAGTCGGTGCCCATGGAATCATCATTCCAAAAAGAAGAGCGGTGGGCTTAACGGCAACGGTGGCTAAGGCTTCAACAGGTGCGATTGAGTATATCCCGGTGGCACGCGTCACCAATTTGTCAAGAGCGGTTGAAGAGTTGAAAGAGCGCGGTGTATGGATTGTCGGTACAGACGCGAAAGGTAGCGATGATTATCGTAACATGGATGGAAAGATGCCGATCGGACTCGTTATCGGAAGTGAAGGAAAAGGGATGGCCCGGTTAATGAAAGAAAAATGTGATTTCCTCATCCGTTTGCCAATGGCTGGACAAGTAACTTCGTTAAATGCATCTGTAGCAGCAGGCTTATTGATGTATGAGGTCTATCGCAAAAGAAATCCACTAGGACAATAATGGGATGGATATTCTGTTGGTGGACGGTTACAACATCATTGGAGCCTGGCCGGAACTGAGAGAATTAAAAGAACGGGATCTAGCTGCCGCAAGAGATAGGTTGATTGAAATGATGGCCGAATATCAGGCATTTACCGGATCCCGGGTAATTGTCGTATTCGACGCACAATATGTTCAAGGAATTGCCCGTATTTTCAAAAATCATAAAGTTGATGTAATTTTTACAAAAGAAAATGAAACAGCTGATGAGAGAATCGAAAAGATGGCCATCGAGCTGAATAATGTCAAGACGCAGATTCAAGTGGCCACCTCTGACTTTACGGAGCAGTGGGTGATTTTTGGGCAAGGGGCTCTAAGGAAATCAGCTCGTGAACTGCTTATCGAAATGGAAGAAATCCAAGGTGAAATCAAAAAAGATGTCAAAAAAACAACAACGATAAAACCGTCCGGCAAAATCCCTTTAAGTGAAGAAGTGGCAGAAATTTTCGAAAAATGGCGCCGCGGGAAGATTTGAACCATTGACGGGTAAATTTTACCTGCTGTATAATATTTCTATCTGAGTCAGGTCAGGGGGATATAATGTGGGTCTCAAATTCGGAATGAAGCTGAACGAAAAATATCTGCAGTTTGATGATGATGAATTGATAGGGTTGGTTCACACTGGTGACAGTGAAGCGCTGGATTATTTGATCCAAAAGTATCGTAATTTTGTAAGAGCAAAGGCAAGGACTTATTTCTTGATTGGTGCAGATAAGGAAGACATCGTGCAAGAAGGCATGATCGGACTGTATAAGGCCGTCCGTGATTTTAAAGGCGATAAGTTATCTTCCTTTAAAGCATTTGCAGAACTATGCATTACGAGGCAAATCATTACAGCCATAAAAACGGCGACACGTCAAAAACATATTCCGCTCAATTCCTATGTTTCCCTGGACAAGCCCATTTATGATGAGGAATCGGACCGAACTCTTATGGATATTATATCGGGTACGAAAGTTCTGGACCCCGAAGAGCTGATTATCAACCAAGAAGAGTTTGACGATATCGAATTGAAAATGGCCGAACTCCTGAGTGATCTTGAGAGAAAAGTATTGGCTCTTTACCTGGATGGACAAACCTACCAAGAAATTTCTGAAGAGTTGAACAGGCACGTTAAGTCAATCGACAACGCCCTTCAGCGGGTGAAAAGAAAGCTCGAGCGCTACTTGGAAGTAAGGGAAATCAGTTTATAATCCCTCCGCTTTTTCCGCTTAATTTCATCTGTCCCTTCTCCACTTGGAAATTTATTTTTCACTAAGATTATGTAAATCGATGGCAGGAGCCGAAGCGGTGTCCTCCCGATATCCAAACTGGGTCAATCCCGCTTTGATATTGACAATAAAAGACAGCCGTGATAAGGTTTTATGGATATAGTAGATAGGAAAGGTGTATCTAATGCCAAAAAAAATCGTTCTTGCCTGCACGGATTGCGGTTCAAGAAATTACAGTTATGAAAGCAAACAATCGACAAGCGGCGAACGCCTTGAAATCAAGAAATTTTGCAGCACATGCAATGCACATACAATTCATAAAGAAACGAAATAAATGTTCTATAAATAGATTGACAGAAGCTGTCTAATGCTTGGAGGATACATTCATGAAACGTTTTACCGAATTTTTCAGCGGTGTCGTTCGCGAAATGCAAAAAGTAAGCTGGCCAAAACGCAAGGAGCTTACGAAATATACAATCGTCGTAGTAACGACTGTATTATTTATGGCTTTATTCTTTACAGTGGTCGATATGGGCATTTCCGAATTAATTCGCTTAGTTATTGAATAAGAGATTCGAAAATAAGGTATAATAGTGATAGAATAATATGAGTCAGCAGAAAAGCCCGGAAACGGGTTTTTAATTTGTCTTTTTTAATAAGGTCAAAATCGCCCATTGCTGCACCATGAATCACCACAATATATTCTAGTTTAGTCGGGATGACGCCGAAACTTGTTTTTTGGCTAAAACGTTCAAAGATAAAGCTTAATAAAGAAAACGATTGATTGCAGGGAGGGAAGGACGTTAAAGTCCTAACACATGGAAAAGAATTGGTATGTAGTTCACACCTATTCAGGTTATGAAAACAAGGTTAAAGCTAACCTGGAAAAACGTGTTGAAACGATGGGGATGGAAGATAAGATCTTCCGTGTAGTCGTTCCGGAAGAAGAAGAAACGGAAATTAAAGATGGTAAAAAGAAAGTGACCAAAAAGAAAGTATTCCCAGGTTATGTACTGGTGGAAATCATCATGACCGATGATTCTTGGTATGTGGTCCGTAATACGCCTGGCGTAACAGGTTTCGTTGGTTCATCTGGAGCCGGATCCAAGCCGACTGCGTTACTTCCGGAAGAAATTGAAGTCGTTCTTAAACGGATGGGAGTCGATGAAAGTAAATTCGAAGTTGATTTTGAACTCGGAGACACCGTTCAAGTTAAAGAAGGT
This genomic stretch from Peribacillus muralis harbors:
- a CDS encoding Mini-ribonuclease 3, translating into MLHYDSKIDAKMLNSLALAYIGDAVYETYIRHHLIQNGAVKPNLLHKKATSFVAAKAQNKIIHHFLESNWLSEEETAVVRRGRNAKSGTVPKNTDVQTYRYSTAFEALMGYLYLSGRIERMEELIKKAIEYIEEEKGRNP
- the rpmG gene encoding 50S ribosomal protein L33; amino-acid sequence: MPKKIVLACTDCGSRNYSYESKQSTSGERLEIKKFCSTCNAHTIHKETK
- a CDS encoding NYN domain-containing protein, coding for MDILLVDGYNIIGAWPELRELKERDLAAARDRLIEMMAEYQAFTGSRVIVVFDAQYVQGIARIFKNHKVDVIFTKENETADERIEKMAIELNNVKTQIQVATSDFTEQWVIFGQGALRKSARELLIEMEEIQGEIKKDVKKTTTIKPSGKIPLSEEVAEIFEKWRRGKI
- the cysS gene encoding cysteine--tRNA ligase, with translation MTIKIYNTATRKKETFVPMEEGKVKMYVCGPTVYNYIHIGNARPAIVFDTVRRYLDYRGYDVHFVSNFTDVDDKLIRAAKELGEDVPTISKRFIEAYFEDVSALGCKKADAHPTVIENMDAIIDFISTLIEKGFAYESEGDVYFRTRKFDGYGKLSHQSIDELRVGARIEIGEKKQDALDFALWKAAKAGEISWESPWGSGRPGWHIECSAMVKKYLGDTIDIHAGGQDLAFPHHENEIAQSEALTGKTFANYWMHNGYINIDNEKMSKSLGNFVLVHDIIKNHDPQVLRFFMLSVHYRHPINYSEEVLENVKAALDRLKTSYQNLKHRLQASDGLTENNEAWLAKVNGLHDQFIAEMDDDFNTANAISILFELSKQANYYLMEKNTHKDVIDAFLEKFNTLFSVLGLSLEEDGLLDEEIEGLIQQRIQARKDRDFGLSDEIRDRLKSMNIILEDTPQGTRWKRG
- the rlmB gene encoding 23S rRNA (guanosine(2251)-2'-O)-methyltransferase RlmB encodes the protein MSEEYIIGRNPVLEALRSERDINKIWIAEGSQKGSMQPLIGLAKEKKVFMQIVPKKKIDQMVEGIHQGVVAQVAAYEYVELDDLFAKAAERDEAPFFMILDEVEDPHNLGSIMRTADAVGAHGIIIPKRRAVGLTATVAKASTGAIEYIPVARVTNLSRAVEELKERGVWIVGTDAKGSDDYRNMDGKMPIGLVIGSEGKGMARLMKEKCDFLIRLPMAGQVTSLNASVAAGLLMYEVYRKRNPLGQ
- the secE gene encoding preprotein translocase subunit SecE; protein product: MKRFTEFFSGVVREMQKVSWPKRKELTKYTIVVVTTVLFMALFFTVVDMGISELIRLVIE
- the sigH gene encoding RNA polymerase sporulation sigma factor SigH, which encodes MKLNEKYLQFDDDELIGLVHTGDSEALDYLIQKYRNFVRAKARTYFLIGADKEDIVQEGMIGLYKAVRDFKGDKLSSFKAFAELCITRQIITAIKTATRQKHIPLNSYVSLDKPIYDEESDRTLMDIISGTKVLDPEELIINQEEFDDIELKMAELLSDLERKVLALYLDGQTYQEISEELNRHVKSIDNALQRVKRKLERYLEVREISL
- the nusG gene encoding transcription termination/antitermination protein NusG → MEKNWYVVHTYSGYENKVKANLEKRVETMGMEDKIFRVVVPEEEETEIKDGKKKVTKKKVFPGYVLVEIIMTDDSWYVVRNTPGVTGFVGSSGAGSKPTALLPEEIEVVLKRMGVDESKFEVDFELGDTVQVKEGPFATFAGPIEELDKDKGKVRVLVNMFGRDTPVELDFNQVEKL
- the cysE gene encoding serine O-acetyltransferase — protein: MLKMFKEDIEVVFDQDPAARSYLEVILTYAGLHAIWSHRMAHALFKKKYFFLARSISQISRFFTGIEIHPGATIGRRFFIDHGMGIVIGETCEIGDNVSVFQGVTLGGTGKEKGKRHPTIKDNVLIATGAKVLGSITIGENSKIGAGSVVLKEVPPNSTVVGIPGKVVIQDGIKIKKDLNHCDLPDPIADRFKELDSEIRFLKAKLAEQKQEERSL